A region of uncultured Desulfobacter sp. DNA encodes the following proteins:
- a CDS encoding efflux RND transporter periplasmic adaptor subunit, translating to MPSFLFRLMRVAVVLLIAGGIAAWLFISREKPKKKEIEITVPKVLCVPAVAGSSEMTVEAFGTVAPRNSVKLAMEIAGRIDYVHPDFREGAGIQKNETLLRIDQRTLVLNEKTARVQVEQARADISLLEQEISNLKADAGIALSNLELASKELERMRALAKNQFASTNSLDKAEQQYLSAKDQLQKITNAQELIPSRMALKKSVLAAARTTLDQACLMLEKSQIRAPFDGFVMSKQVETGEFVNPGQVLGVIYEKDALDVEIRIPLEELQWLGSVFENGGQPQVHVIIANMEGSTSPVWPGHVARIKAAIDEKTRTMPMTVEIGTMGDDNGVKNPLLLLRPGIFVQCRVIGEQRENVFKIPRTLMRSPDTLYLARDSHLAIQKVKVIRRFEEDVYITTGLSPGDLIIASPLPGALDGMAIFVKKAGDNQ from the coding sequence ATGCCGTCATTTTTGTTCAGACTGATGCGCGTGGCTGTGGTCCTGCTGATTGCAGGGGGCATAGCTGCATGGCTGTTCATTTCCAGGGAGAAACCGAAAAAAAAAGAAATTGAGATCACAGTGCCCAAGGTGTTATGCGTTCCGGCAGTGGCGGGCAGTTCGGAGATGACCGTTGAAGCCTTTGGTACGGTTGCGCCCCGCAACAGCGTGAAACTGGCCATGGAAATTGCGGGCCGCATTGATTATGTCCACCCCGATTTCCGGGAAGGTGCCGGGATACAAAAAAACGAAACTCTTTTGCGCATTGACCAGCGCACTCTCGTCCTGAATGAAAAAACCGCACGGGTTCAGGTGGAGCAAGCCCGGGCGGATATCAGCCTGCTTGAACAGGAAATATCCAATTTAAAAGCTGATGCCGGGATTGCCCTGTCCAATCTTGAACTTGCTTCCAAGGAACTGGAACGGATGCGGGCCTTGGCTAAAAACCAGTTTGCATCCACAAACAGCCTGGACAAGGCGGAACAGCAATATCTGTCCGCCAAAGATCAGTTACAGAAAATCACCAACGCCCAGGAGCTTATCCCTTCGCGCATGGCTTTGAAAAAATCTGTTTTGGCTGCGGCCCGGACGACACTTGATCAGGCGTGCCTGATGCTTGAAAAATCCCAAATCCGGGCACCCTTTGACGGGTTTGTGATGTCCAAACAGGTCGAAACCGGAGAGTTTGTCAATCCGGGCCAGGTGCTTGGGGTCATATATGAAAAAGATGCCCTGGATGTGGAAATCCGCATTCCCCTGGAAGAACTTCAATGGCTGGGATCTGTGTTTGAAAACGGCGGACAGCCCCAGGTGCATGTGATCATAGCCAACATGGAAGGCAGCACTTCTCCTGTGTGGCCGGGTCATGTGGCTAGAATTAAAGCCGCCATTGACGAAAAAACCCGAACCATGCCCATGACCGTTGAAATAGGTACCATGGGTGATGACAATGGTGTCAAGAATCCTTTGCTTCTGCTGCGGCCCGGTATCTTTGTCCAATGCCGTGTCATCGGGGAACAAAGGGAAAACGTATTTAAAATCCCGCGAACACTCATGCGCTCTCCGGACACCCTGTATCTGGCCCGGGACAGTCATCTTGCAATTCAAAAAGTCAAAGTGATCCGGCGGTTTGAAGAAGATGTCTACATCACCACAGGGCTTTCCCCCGGTGACCTGATCATTGCCTCCCCTTTGCCCGGGGCTCTGGACGGCATGGCCATTTTTGTTAAAAAGGCCGGAGACAACCAATGA
- a CDS encoding YebG family protein: protein MAIVVKYIVVRDGDEKMTFATKKEADAYDKMLDIADNLFDFLEHSDIKLDETRREEISLLLAEKRDEVTSILKGVSPKAKPSRKKSTSSSATAKATGKTSEKQADKTKAVTEPDTTSVPKSAAKAASPRQAASAKKSV, encoded by the coding sequence ATGGCTATAGTTGTCAAATATATTGTTGTCAGGGACGGAGATGAGAAAATGACTTTTGCGACAAAAAAAGAAGCAGACGCCTATGACAAGATGCTTGATATTGCCGACAATTTGTTTGATTTTCTTGAACACTCTGATATCAAACTTGATGAAACCCGCCGGGAGGAGATCTCTTTGCTTCTGGCTGAAAAACGGGATGAGGTGACCTCCATTTTAAAAGGGGTCTCCCCAAAAGCAAAACCCAGCCGCAAAAAGAGCACATCTTCATCGGCAACAGCTAAAGCTACGGGAAAAACGTCTGAAAAACAGGCGGATAAAACCAAAGCTGTCACAGAGCCAGACACCACATCTGTTCCCAAATCGGCCGCAAAAGCAGCCTCCCCACGCCAGGCGGCATCTGCAAAAAAAAGTGTATAA
- a CDS encoding nitroreductase family protein, whose amino-acid sequence MSLNNEVIKCIHERRSTRLFTEEQISNEQLDALLDAAIWAPSGGNNQSWLFTAIQKKDVLLHLNQLVRQGFQEWVPDDDYPSKLAAKQRSQNQSYNFYHNASTLIIASNKPNYQNAMADCALALQNIFLAAQSLGLGSCYINQLHWLRHDPQIRAYLLELGIPKEHTICSCAAVGFIGKASPVPVRKEGTIQIIR is encoded by the coding sequence TTGAGTCTGAATAACGAAGTTATCAAGTGCATCCATGAACGAAGAAGTACACGGCTGTTTACCGAGGAACAAATATCCAATGAACAGCTGGATGCGCTGCTTGATGCTGCCATATGGGCACCCAGCGGCGGCAACAACCAGAGCTGGCTGTTTACGGCTATTCAGAAAAAAGATGTGCTTCTCCATTTAAACCAGCTTGTTCGTCAAGGATTTCAAGAGTGGGTGCCGGATGATGATTACCCCTCAAAGTTAGCTGCAAAGCAACGTTCACAAAATCAAAGTTACAATTTCTATCACAACGCCTCAACGCTTATCATTGCCTCCAACAAACCCAATTACCAGAATGCCATGGCTGATTGTGCCCTGGCGCTCCAGAATATTTTCCTTGCGGCCCAGTCCCTGGGGCTGGGAAGTTGCTATATCAATCAGCTTCACTGGCTCCGGCATGACCCGCAAATCCGTGCATATCTGCTTGAACTGGGCATTCCAAAGGAGCATACGATCTGCTCTTGCGCGGCTGTGGGTTTCATAGGCAAGGCCTCGCCCGTTCCTGTTCGTAAAGAGGGAACCATACAAATTATTCGATAA
- a CDS encoding YheU family protein, which produces MNVVKIPYDQLSLKALHGVVEEFVTRDGTDYGEVEVPLGTKISQVLANSGPARPLSFLTRKRIPLLF; this is translated from the coding sequence TTGAATGTTGTTAAAATCCCTTATGATCAATTGAGCCTCAAAGCCTTGCATGGTGTCGTTGAAGAATTTGTAACCAGAGACGGCACTGACTATGGTGAGGTTGAAGTGCCTTTAGGCACCAAGATTTCCCAAGTGCTGGCCAACTCCGGTCCGGCAAGGCCGTTATCGTTTTTGACCAGAAAACGGATTCCGCTACTATTTTGA
- a CDS encoding GIY-YIG nuclease family protein, whose product MPGRDWTSYLLKCSDGSLYCGVTKNMGNRLIKHNEGTAAKYTRSRLPVELAAVKGDLTKREAYQLEYQIKKTPTHKKIATLNDWKPKN is encoded by the coding sequence ATGCCAGGCAGAGATTGGACGTCATATCTCCTGAAATGCTCAGACGGATCGCTGTACTGTGGCGTCACTAAAAATATGGGAAATCGGCTGATAAAGCATAACGAAGGGACTGCCGCAAAATATACAAGATCCCGCCTGCCGGTGGAATTGGCTGCAGTCAAAGGAGATTTGACCAAACGTGAGGCCTACCAGTTGGAATATCAAATCAAGAAGACCCCGACTCACAAAAAAATAGCGACACTGAATGACTGGAAACCTAAAAATTGA
- a CDS encoding DUF488 family protein, with protein sequence MGSKEGKISWDEYKQMYRELMQKSYRENLSVWNDILGRDEVTIVCFCASGEDCHRYLLAGHLEKLGAEYMGGRV encoded by the coding sequence ATGGGATCAAAAGAAGGCAAAATCTCCTGGGATGAATACAAACAAATGTATCGGGAACTGATGCAGAAATCTTACCGGGAAAATTTAAGCGTCTGGAATGATATTTTGGGCAGAGATGAGGTAACGATTGTTTGCTTCTGCGCATCCGGGGAAGACTGTCATCGCTATCTGCTGGCAGGACACCTGGAAAAACTTGGGGCTGAATATATGGGGGGGCGGGTTTAA